TAAAACAGATAAACCTAATGTCTCCCCTTTTTCCAAATGATTTGTTCTACTGATTGTTCATACCACTGTGTTTCTGGAGCTCAACCCTGTCACCCTTTTGTTTCCAGCTTAAGTTTTCACTTTTAAAGTGAGCCTCTGTCTGCCTCACAAATTCCCCAAAAGAAGCGCTTGTCCCCCATTTAGTGTGCCCCCCAACATTTCCAACACCGGCCTTGTAGGTTTAGGTGAAAGAATACCAATGGCGTAACATGACACCCCTGCCACATTCCTCTCACTGTGAATGAGTTGACTTCCGTTCTGATGATGGGTTGGAGCGAGGCCAGGCGCGCATAATTCACATCCCATACTAATGTTTAGCAGATAAGTTTGGCCCAGGCCCCACAACTTCTCTGAAAGACTCTGGTgtttcttcccccccccccccattagatTATGCAGTCATGAGAGGCATCAGCACCTCTGGAAATATGAAATCCAGATGCTGGCCCTCGTACAACCACCAAGGCTGCGTGCTGTCGGTGTACAGCGCCAAGGAGGCGGCCTTCATCTGTAATTCCCATCCTCAGTGCACTAGCTTCAGCCTGAAAAACCAGAGGATGTGGACAGGTTAGTGTCACTCATTTTCAGCCTTGAGACATTGACTGAACCGTGGTTGTCATCAAGGGTGGAATTGGAAAATTATGCTTTTGGAAGTCAAAGATGTAAAATGCCTAATTTCACCTTTTAAAGTCACATTTGTACAGATCAAAATTATTTCAATTTGGGAACTCCTTGTTGTCATTAAAATGCGTAAATTATTAAAGTTGTTGCTCGCTACcctcaaactccctgtcatacatcgaccaaggcgcagtgtgcaTGTAGATCCACATCTTTTAATGAAAgtgaaacacaaacaaacaaacaggtaACCAGCAAAGAACGTGACAAAGCCGAGGTGCACACAAAACACATGGAAAAATAATtgcacacaaacacaggtgggaaaaggctacctaagtatggttctcaatcagagacaacgatagacagctgtccctgattgagaaccatacccggccaaaaacaaagaaatacaaaaacatagaaaaaagaacatagaatgtccaccctagtcacaccctggcccgaaaccaaaatagagaaatagcctctctatggccagggcgtgacaagttgACTCCCCTTAATGCTGAGTACTTGAAACCTGATATCAAGCTCCAGTTCAGATTTACTTTCATTTCAGTCTCTGAAGAGCTTTTTTCTTATTTCTTTATCTTTGCTTGTCTGCAGGCCGGCTCCTTGCCTCATTCCGAAGCAGTTTCAGCTGTCTGGTTCCAGATGTGAACTCGGAGGTGTATTTGAAAAAGACCAACGCCTCACCGG
This sequence is a window from Oncorhynchus gorbuscha isolate QuinsamMale2020 ecotype Even-year linkage group LG17, OgorEven_v1.0, whole genome shotgun sequence. Protein-coding genes within it:
- the LOC124001289 gene encoding extracellular tyrosine-protein kinase PKDCC-like; its protein translation is MKSRCWPSYNHQGCVLSVYSAKEAAFICNSHPQCTSFSLKNQRMWTGRLLASFRSSFSCLVPDVNSEVYLKKTNASPGTTV